Genomic segment of Bacteroidia bacterium:
AGAAAGATGTAGTAATTAATGGACAGGTATATTGTAATTCTTTAGTAGATCATAAAGGATGTGTTAATGGTAGCTTATATTGCAAACGATTTATTCTTTCTACACCTTCATCAGTTTACGAAAATCATTTATTGAATGCTACCGTAAATTTCGAAGGATTATCAAAGTATTTTACTGGAATAAGTTTACTTGAATCAAGCAAGAAAAAAGAAATTATACGATGGCTTCAATAAAAAAACTACCCTCGTTTACTTTGATCGAAGTACTTGTCTCAATGATTATCATTTTAGTCATGTCTAGCCTTGCTACACTTGCGTTTGTGAATTTATCGGGAATGGGAAAAAATCGTAAAAAACTCGAAGCAATTATTTATACCACTAATATTTTAAACGAAGCCAAAAAAGAATATAATTATCTTGATGAAGAATTTAATTTTCCCGGAATGATAATTAAAAAAACAACAGAAGAATATCCGAATACAAAATCCCTTAAAATTTTGAAAATATCCGCTTTCACCATAGAAAATAAGCCGATCATAGAACGTGAGGAAATTATAAGAGTTCAAATCACAGAAATAACAAATCAAGTCACAAATTAAATGAAGAGATTAAGAGCATTTTCGATGGTAGAACTGATGGTGGCAATGATTGTCAGTTCTATTGTTATTGGCGTTGCTCTTACTGTTTACATGAATTTAAATCAATATTATCAGGATTTTAAAGAAAAGGGTAAAATAGATAGTGAGTTGCTCCTGTTGGTCTCAACAATGCGTGCAGATATGGAGAAGTCGTATGAAGTACATGGTGATAATTCTGATTTAACAATGGTTTTTGAAGCCGGAAAAACCATCAATTATAGTTTTGAAGGTAAATTTATCTTAAGAAAAATAGATGATGTTACCGATACTTTTTATAATCCGATTCAGGAAGTAGAAGTAAATTATTTAGATAATGAGAATAAATACGTTAATGATCTGTTGGTAAACATTAAGCAAGTAGAATCTATTTTTCCGTTACATATAACAAAAGAATATTCCAGGGATTTGTTATTTTATATAGACCCAATTAACAATGAGCATTGATATAAAGAAAATAAAACCTAACAATGAAAAAGAGGTTCGCAAAGAGAAAAAGAAAAGCGAAATAGCTGATTTCTTTTCTCGTGATATTTCTCTTTTCGGAAACAAGCTAAATGATAAGAAAAAGGAAAATTTCTTTTCCGAACTTAGTACGTTACTTTCTTCCGGGATTGATGTTAAAACTGCACTTGAATTAGTTATCGAAGAACAAAAGAAAAAAAACGACAAAGCCCTTTTCGAATCAATCTATAAACAGGTAATTAATGGAAAAAGTTTATCCGAAGCAATCATGGATTCCGGGAAATTTACCGTATATGAACATTTCAGTTTAAAAATAGGAGAAGAGAGTGGTAGAATAAATGAAGTACTTGAGGATTTGGCTGAATTTCTTAATAAAAAAGTAAAACAAAAAAGACAATTAGTAAATTCTTTTACTTATCCTATTATGGTTCTTGTTACTGCTGTAATAGCTGTAATATTTATGATGAATTTTATAGTTCCTATGTTTGTTGATGTATTTAAACGCTTTAATGGAAAATTACCAGCATTAACACAATTTATAATTGATGTTTCAAATGTATTTTCAAAAAATATAGGTTGGTTTTTTATTATTGCTTTAGGAATTGCACTATTGATTTATTTACAACGAAAGAAAGACTGGTACAGAAAACTAAAAAGTAAAATCATTTTGCGATTACCCATCTTTGGCCCGATTGCCAAGAAAATTTACATATCCCGTTTTTGTCAATCGATGTCCATGTTAATGGGTTCGCATACACCAATGTTAAAATCCATCGAGCTTGTACAAAATATGATTGGATTTTATCCTTTTGAAAAAGCATTGGAAAAAATTCAGCAGGATATTTTAAAAGGTTCTTTGTTATATGAGAGCATGAATAAGTTTCCGATTTTCGAGAAACGTGTTATTTCATTGGTTCGTGTGGGTGAAGAAGTCAATCAACTCGATAAAATTTTCGATAAACTCAATAAACACTACTCGGAAGAACTGGAACATAAAATAAGTATGCTGAGTAGTCTACTTGAACCGATTTTAATTATTTTTGTTGGTATTCTTGTAGGAATTATTCTTGTAGCAATGTATTTGCCATTGTTTAGTATTAGTACAAGTGTGTACGGATAATATTTTTAAATAAATGAAAATATGAAAATCGGAGATAGCGTTAAAGTAAAGATAGGCGTATTAGATTCTGAATTTGAAAAATATAAAATTTTCGGATGGCAAGGTCGGATAATTGAAATATATGATTTAGATGAACTGCAACTTGAAATAGAGCTGGATAGTATTACTCTGAAACAACTTCCCAAAGAATATATTTGGGAAAGTCTGAATAATGGAAGTGACTATGCTCTCCTCGAAATTCTTCATTCCGACGTTCAATTGGTAGAACCACGTGATACTATTGATGAAGTAAAAGCAGTAAGACAAGAAATGAATAAAGAATTAGATTATGTTTCGGTATTAGATGAAGGAGAAGATGAAAACAAAAGATTTATTGCAGCGTTTAATGCTTTACAAAGTGTTATAGATCCGAGAATATCTTATAGTGAAATAAAATATCCATCTTTGAATTAATCGAATTTTGCAAAAACAAAGATGATGAAGTTTGGATAATTTATTATGAAAAACAAATCGCATGAACGTACTATTTTATTTGAAAAATACTATGATAGTGAATTGAAAGGAGACGATTTAATTAATTTTGAATTTCAACTAAAAACTGACAAAGATTTTGCAGAGGATTATTTTCTCCAAAAAATTATAATGGAAACTTTAGAGAGAAATGATATTTTTGATCTGCGTGATAAACTTGATAAAATAAGAAAAGACTTTAAAAATAAAAAAAAATCGTAGATTTTTACTTAAAATTCTTAATATTCTTCAAGTTTTTGACTCTGGCGAATAAAAAACATCATGAATTGACGGAAAAAAATGAGAAAATCATTATTCTATTCGGTTAATATCTAAAAAACGCCAAAAAACGCCCGAAAAAACCAAAGTGCACATTAAAAAATTTATTTCGCACATGAATTTTATCTTTTTTCGACCAGAAAACGACCATTTTCTCCGTTTTTCAAATTGGAAAATAAAAAGTGTACAAAAAAAATCATTAAAATTTTACAGAAATTCGACTAGAATGTAATCAGACTTGATATTTGAGTGATTAATCCTTGCTTCGTAATAAAGAGCAAGGGATTAATTTGAAAGCAATCTACCTTACTTTATTTGTTAATATAGAATAGTAATATTTTGCGATTTTCGACAATGGCGGTCTGTATATAACTCTAAAACTGCCCTCAAAATGTTTTTGGTTCGATTTCCTTACGATTTTAATGGGTTCTTTGTGGTTTGCTCTTTGCTAAGCTAAGTTCATTCTCTAATCGCTGAATTCTTTCGTCTTTGAATTTTAATTCGCTTTGAAGGAGTTTATGTTCAATAACCTTCTCCATTCCTTCCTGAGCTTTCTGTTGAATTTTTTCTCTTTCATCCAGTACTTTACTTTTAAGGTCAAGGACTTCAATTTTTTCTTTGAAAATTTCTTTTTCCTGTTCCTTTAGTTTTCTTTCCTGTTCCTGTAAGGATTTATTCTTTATTGCAAGTTGTTCTTCCCATTGTCTGAGCTTCTTCTCATTATCAGAACCTGTTTTATTTATCCCTGAATTTGAGATTTCAGAACTGTGAATGCTTTCATGTACACTGTGTACAAAAGAATGTGCATTTTCGTTTTCTTCCAGCTTTTCAGAGCAGAAATCCATAATTATAGCAGCCAAAGCAGGTTTTTTACCTGTTTTTATTCTGCGTTTTTCCTGTTCGGTCTGTAAGCTTTCATATAAGCTCTGTGGCACTTCAAGGCGGATTCCGGTAGTTGCGTTCATAATTTTAGTTTTAAGGTCTTAAAAAAGGGCAAAAGCATAGCCTTTGCCCTCAAATGAATTCTTTAGAGGTTAATCATCGTCTTCTTCATCGTCTGGATCGAGTAGTTCTGTGAGTTCAAATACAGCCAGACGTTCTCCCGTTTCGTAATAGACATCGACAATAATCTCATTGTCATCATTGATTCCCTGAATATCATTATCCAGTTCATGATTACCGATGATCTCGGCAAATTCAGGCATTTGCTCTGCCGGAACTTCAAAGGTTCTCGTTTTCATTTTTTTTGAATTTTAACTTGATTAATAATTGGTAAATAGAATTAGCCTTCCAGATGATCTTTTTTGTATATATAATCTTCGGCTTGTTTTTCGGAATCATAGATAGTTTTCTGCCTTCCGTTTTTAAGCCATTCTTCTACCTGAGATTTCTCAAAAATGAGTTTTTTACCCCTTTTGATATAAGGTATTTGTCTTCGGTGAACCAGACCGTAAATACTGGGAACAGCCAGATTAAGTTTCTTTGCTACTTCCTGAATGTTTAACAAATCATTTTCTGTGTTGTCTTTGGTCGGGTTATGACCAAATTCCCTGAGTGCCTGTCGCACTTCTTCCCGAAGCATGTTGCGTACTTCCTGGACTGATAGCTGAGTGAATACAAGATTTTCCATTTGATAAAGAATTATAAACTTTACCCAAAATTGCTATCAAAAACAAAGTTAGGGTGACCCTATGGGTGCACCCTAAATGTTTAATCATATTGATTATCAATACGATTATTTTTGCAAAAAGAAACTTTTTCTGATTTTAAATAATCAGAAAATTAATTTTATACAGCAATTTCATTATTAATCATCTTCACCACTTCCTCCATTCCCATCTTTTCAAAATATAATCTTATAAAGCGAAGGTCATCTTTTACTGATTTATCATTAACCTTAAAGGGATTTTGTAATTTTTTATAGATATTGTCGAAGTTTTTTCCTGTGAGAAACTGAATAAACCGGGCAATTTCTGTTTTATCTACATTTTTTACATTTTCATATTTTAAAAGATAATGAACAGCTAAAACCTGTCGTGCTGTTGTAAAATCCTTTATTTTTTCTTCGGTCTCTTTTTCAGGGTGGAGTAATTTTGCTCTTCTTAATCTTTTTTCAATTTCTTTATTTAGTATTTCTGAATTCAAAAACTCGTTAAATTTTTCATAGGCTTTATATTCTGAAAATATTCGTACTAACTCCAAATCTGAATATTGATCTATGAAATAATTTTCCGGTTTTTTCTTAGGAATTGTTTCATCAAATGTCGGAGTTTCTTTGCCCGGTATTATTTCAATAAAGTCTATAGTATCATTGAGAATCTGTTGATGTATTTCTTTACGTAAAATTTTTATAACAAGCGAAAACTCTTTGCCGATTTTATATTCATGTTCCAGAACATTAACAATTACCTCCCTCTCACTGGCTTTATAACGAATTTCCAGAACCGCTACACAATAATTTGCAAATTCATTATGGGTATAATCCTTATCATTGGCTTTTGCCATGCGGTTTTTGTAAATATTAACCAAACGGTTAAAATAGCGTTCAGTAGTTTCGCTAAAATAGGTATCGAGATTAGTTGACATATTTATATTTTTTTTGATTACAATGTAGGTAATTTTTGGATTTCATGCCTTTTCTTTTCATCTACAATTTTAGCATAAATTTCCGTATGGCGAAGATTAACGTGTCCCAAAAGTTTGCTCACAGTATAAACGTCCATACCATAAGTAAGGCTTATTGTTGCGAAAGAATGACGAGCAACATGGAAATGTACATTTTTCTTAATTTTTGCTTTTGCAGCCCAAAGCTTAAGTAGATTCCGGGCATTTCTCTGAGTAGGAAAATTACAAAACACTTTTTCGGAATTGTTCTTTTCCTGCTTCACTTCATCTAAAATAGCAATGGCTGATTCGGTAAGAGGTACTTTTAATATTTTACCGGAAGTGCTTTGTGTTTTTATGGGACGTATATTTAATAAATGTATCCTTTTTTTTGATTTGTCTCTCTCTACGGAAATATCCTTCCAAAGTAGAGCTTCACAGTCGGATACTCTAAGTCCTGTAAAGCAGGAAAATAAAAACACCAAACGTACATGAGGATGTGAAGGAAAAGGGGTTGCTATTAGCTTTTGTACTTCCTCTACATCCAGAGTAGTTCTTCTTGTTTCCAACTCGTGAGGCATATCAAATTTATCAAAAGGATTAATATTAATAATATCATTCCGATAAGCATCTTTAATTCTTGCCCTAAATATTTTAAGATAACCTTTCATTGTGTTATGAGATACTCTTTTTGTCAGGTAATCCTGTAAATTACTAATCCACTCAGTTGTAATATCCATAAATTTCACATCCTGACCTTCTGAGAAATTATTCAGATGATAAATGAGTGTTTTTATATGAAAATCTCCAGTCTTTCTCTGATAAGCACGTAAATATTCGTAGGCTGACTGATGTGTAGTTCTTTGTTTAGTTCGTAATCCTTTGATTTCTCCGGTCAACTCCATTTCTCGTTTTTTGCGAATGTCTTCTGCCAGATCAACAATATTTCTATCGTCAGCAATGATATTTTTAAGTTTACTGTAATCCTTTTGAGTATAAAGCTTCAAAAACTCATATTGACGTTTCTTATTTCCTTGATCGTCTGTTGAGAAAATATCTAAGTAAAGACTGTATTTACCTGATTTGAGTGATTTATATCGAACTTGTATCATAGCATTATGTTTTATTGTTCATTGTTTGTTGTTTGGTTATTGAGTCATTAAGTTATTTGTTATTAATTACTTAATAACTTAGTAACTTTATAACCTGTTAACTTCATTACTTAATAACTTTTTTCTTTCTCTTTTTAATTTTGCTCTTTGTTGTTTTTACTTCCTTTTTTCTTTCAATGAATGCCGGAAACTTCTTTACTTCCTTTTGTTTCTTTTCATCAATGATTTTTGCATAAATCTGTGTAGCATCAATACGTGTATGACCTAAAAGTTTGCTTACAGTATAAATATCAATACCTGATGTTAAACAAAGTGTAGCGAAGGTATGACGTGCTGAATGAAAATGAAGGTTTTTTGAAATATTTGCTGATTTAATCCATTTCTTTAGCCAGTTATTTATCACTTGCTTTTGTGGTAAAGCATCAAATAATAGTTCGCTTTTAGAACTACTTTTTACCTCTGCAAGAATTTTAACTGCTTGTTCTGATAGTGGAGCTTTCAGAAGTTGACCCGATGTTCTGGTAGTTTTGATTGGTCTGATAACTAAAACATGGAAAGAGTTACCGTCTTTGTCTTTATCTATTTGTATGTGTTCCTTTTTCAACGTTGTTATATCAGATAAACGTAATCCTGTAAAACAAGAAAATAAAAATGCTTGTCTGACTTGCGGTTCGCAGTTACAAGGTGTTTCGTTTAGTTTTTTTACTTCATGTAGTTCAAGAAAAGTACGATCAATATCCTGTTTTACAGAAATCTTGTACCTGATAAATGGATTTGCTACAATTATTTCTTGACGTATTGCTCTGTTAAGTATAGTTTTTAGGTTTTCAAGATAAAGTATTGTTGTGTTATGAGAAGTTAATTTTTTAAGATATTGTGCAAAATCTTCAATAAATACTGTGTTTACATCTGAAAAAAGGATATCCTTACCTTTGGAAAACTGTTCTATATGCTTGCTAAACGCAAGGTAACTTCTTCTATTGGTTCGTAAATATTCTTTCTTAACAAATGCCAGTAGGGATACATTTACTCTTTTAGAACTTGCATTTAATCCTTTTACAGTACCGTACATTTCAAGTTCCCTTTTAGAACGGATACTTTGAGCAAGCTCCATCAATGGCTTATCATCTGATGTTATTCTTTTTGAATGGCTGTAGTCTTTTGATACATGAATTTTCAGAAACTCATATTCACGTTGGGATTTACCTTCTTTACCCCGAATTGTATAATCAAGGTAGATGCTGAATTTCCCTGTAGAGAGTTTTTTATATCGTAGGTTTATCATAAGCTATTTCTTTACTCATTCTTTCGTAAACTCTTATATAATAAGTTCTGGAAACGTTTAATAAACGTTTTAATTGTTGTTTTTTGACACCATTCTTAACTTGATTCATAGCATAAGTATTGCGTGCCATGCTAAAACAAACGTTTTTCTCAATTCCTGCCATTGCTCCCCATAAACGAAGTTTTATATTAACGTTTGGCTTGTTTGGTAAATGTTTAAAAACGTTTCCTGAGAGTGTGCAAACGTTTACAGAACCGTTTTTATCTGTTTGAAATTTGTTGTTTACATTCTCTGGAGAAACTTTTATTGAAGCAACTTCTTTTAAAAGTGAAATAGCAAACTCAGAAAGTTCATTAGTGTAAATCGCATGGTTTAAATATCCATTAATTGTGATAGTCCAGACTTCTTTTTTCTTTTTCTTATCTACTTTGATTTGTTCCCATGTTAATGTAATTACTTGTTCCCATGTTAAACCGGAATGTAAGGAAAAGAAAAAAGCTAATCTGATAAGTGGATTAAAAGTAGTTGAAGTAGATTCCAAAGCCTCTATTTCATTATCTTTTAGAAAATGACGATCAAAAGAAGAATTGATTTTTTTGTATTCTGATAAAGGGTTAGTCTTAATATAGCCCGACTTAACAGCATCATTTAACAATTTTCTAAATGATAAAAGTAAGTCGTTAGAGTAAGATTCTGCCAATTGTTTATTAAGGTATGATTGAAAACTATTGATCCACTGTTTAGAAATAATATCGAAGGATAAATCTTTTTTACCACTAAACAATTGCAGGTGCATTACTAGTTTTTTATATGAAGATTGGTTTTTTTCTGTAGTTTGAATAAATTCTATTAGAGAAATCACGGTATCTTTTTTATTTTTTGTGATTTCACTTGAAAGTTCATTAACTATCTTTTTGGCTTTTTCTATTGCATCAAAATCTTCTTTAGAGACAAATTTTGTTTTTGTGTAATCTTTCGATGAACGAAGACCTGTAAATTTCCGTTCACGTTTTCCGGCTGAATAAATATCTAAATAAATGCTGTATTCTCCGTTGTGTAAGGGCTTATAGCGTATTGTAATCATCTTTTTGTCACTTTTAACTATTTGTCACTCGTGAGTAACATTCAGGTAACGCAAAGTAACAAAACTTTACTTTAAAAAGCAAATATTTGTTTTGTGTGAAATTATGTAATACGCTGTAATGGTGAGTTAATAAAGGATAGAGGAAATATTAAATAACTTTACGAAATAAGTATACACTTGATGTTGGTGTCGGGAAAACAGCCTGTGCCATAGCTTCTCTTGCAAATTTTATTTATTCGGGTAAATGTAAAAGACCACTTATTGTTGTCCCAAAACCAACTTATAAAAAGTGGATTAATGAAATATTCGGTTTTGAAGATAAAAAGTCCGGTGAGTTTATTTCTGGTATTTTGTCTCATACCGGAATCACCCTAAACGATTGGTATAATCTGGGAACTGATGTTGTAAAAAGAATCAACCTAAATAAAGTTGTACCGGAAAAATCCATTACCATCGTTACATACGAAGGATTTAAAAAGCTGGGTTTTGGAGATTCAGTTTCCGATGAACTTTTTGTTGAACTGGTAAACATTCTGGGACAAAGCAAAGAGAAATCAGCAAGGGACAAAGAAATTGAATACCAGAAATTCCGTGAAATGATTGGTGTTGGTTTAAAAGATACTGTTGCTGATGTGGATATATTGGGATTCGATTATGTTGTGATTGATGAAGCTCACCGTGCAAAAAATGTGTTCAGTTCAGTGAAAGCAGACGAAGACGGAAATAAACGCTATAATATTCAATCTGCAACATCCGAGACCGGACAGAAGGCTTTCCTCATCTTAAACTATATTCAGCGGAAATTTGGACGCAATACGATGCTTTTAACGGCAACGCCATTTACCAACTCTCCCCTTGAAATTTATTCCATGCTTTCATTGGTCGCTTATGAGAGCCTAAACAAAAGCGGTATCTACAACATTGATACATTCTTTGATTTGTTTGTATTGCCTACCGTAGAGTGGACTGCAAACTACAAAGAAGAAATCGTAGAAAAGGAAGTTATTAAATCCTTTACCAACCGCAGGATATTACAAAAACTCATTTACAACCACATTCTTTACCGTACCGGAGAAGAAGCCGGAGTAAAAAGACCAAAGAAAATTAATCTTCCGATGTTGTATGATGCTGTTGCCGGAAAACGTGAACGATTGGAACACGAAAAGCAGGTTCTTACTTACATCAACATGACTGCAAAACAAAGGGAGAATCAAAACAGTATTGTTGCTTTGGCAAAAAGCTCAACTAAAGGAAAGCTGGATATGGGCAATTTGTTTCGGGCACTGGCTTATTCTTTAGACAATGCACTCTCCCCTTTTTTGCTAAATGGTTCACCGGAAGACTACAATGAATTTGTAAATGAAAGTCCAAAAATCAAATATGTAATGGATTGCATTCAGTCTGTAAAAGATTGGCACGAACAACGTGGAGAATCTGTTTCGGGTCAGGTCATTTATATGAATCGTGGGAAACAGTTCTTTCACATGATAAAACAGTACCTCGAAAATGAAGTTGGTTTTCAGAAAGGGGTTATGTTCGATAAAACAAAAGTTGATGAAGTAGAAATTATAAGTTCTGAAATTAACGACAACCGGAAAGAAACCATAAAAGAAGCCTTTCTTGAAGGTGTGGTTAAAGTGATAATTGGAACTGCTACTATCCGTGAAGGAATTGACCTGCAAAAACAAGGAACTGTAATTTATGACTGTTATCCCGAATGGAATCCAACAGACATTCGCCAGCTTGAAGGAAGAATATGGAGACAGGGAAACCGCTATGCCTATGTACGAATTGTTATGCCATTGGTTCAGGATTCAATGGACGTTTTTGTTTTTCAGAAGCTCGAAGAAAAAACAAGCCGGATAAATGACATTTGGTTTAAAGGAGACAGAGGAAATGTCCTTGACCTTGAAAGTCTCGACCCTGAAGAAATAAAACTTGCCTTAATTACAGATGTTGACCGTTTGGTGAGAATGTTTTTCGATCAGGAGAAAGAACAACTTAACCGTGAAATGGCAAAAGCTAATCGTGCCATTGAAATGATTGAAGAAGTAAAATCCGACATAGAAGAATACAATCGTTATCGTGGAGAATCTCTCGATGCAATCCGCAAGTTTTATGAAAGCCTTATTAATTCTGAATATTTTGAAAACAAAACTGTAATAGAACCGGAATCAGAACAAAATACAAAAGCCAAGACTTATAAGAAAGCAAAGGAACTCAAAGAGGATATGGAAACATTTCTGAACTCATCCACCTTTGAGGATAAGGATGTACTTGCCATCGGAAGGAAAATTGAAAATTCTTACAGCACTCTTAGTATTTATTTTGACCGTTCTTGGTAT
This window contains:
- a CDS encoding prepilin-type N-terminal cleavage/methylation domain-containing protein, whose translation is MASIKKLPSFTLIEVLVSMIIILVMSSLATLAFVNLSGMGKNRKKLEAIIYTTNILNEAKKEYNYLDEEFNFPGMIIKKTTEEYPNTKSLKILKISAFTIENKPIIEREEIIRVQITEITNQVTN
- a CDS encoding prepilin-type N-terminal cleavage/methylation domain-containing protein, whose protein sequence is MKRLRAFSMVELMVAMIVSSIVIGVALTVYMNLNQYYQDFKEKGKIDSELLLLVSTMRADMEKSYEVHGDNSDLTMVFEAGKTINYSFEGKFILRKIDDVTDTFYNPIQEVEVNYLDNENKYVNDLLVNIKQVESIFPLHITKEYSRDLLFYIDPINNEH
- a CDS encoding type II secretion system F family protein, with the translated sequence MSIDIKKIKPNNEKEVRKEKKKSEIADFFSRDISLFGNKLNDKKKENFFSELSTLLSSGIDVKTALELVIEEQKKKNDKALFESIYKQVINGKSLSEAIMDSGKFTVYEHFSLKIGEESGRINEVLEDLAEFLNKKVKQKRQLVNSFTYPIMVLVTAVIAVIFMMNFIVPMFVDVFKRFNGKLPALTQFIIDVSNVFSKNIGWFFIIALGIALLIYLQRKKDWYRKLKSKIILRLPIFGPIAKKIYISRFCQSMSMLMGSHTPMLKSIELVQNMIGFYPFEKALEKIQQDILKGSLLYESMNKFPIFEKRVISLVRVGEEVNQLDKIFDKLNKHYSEELEHKISMLSSLLEPILIIFVGILVGIILVAMYLPLFSISTSVYG
- a CDS encoding helix-turn-helix domain-containing protein; translated protein: MENLVFTQLSVQEVRNMLREEVRQALREFGHNPTKDNTENDLLNIQEVAKKLNLAVPSIYGLVHRRQIPYIKRGKKLIFEKSQVEEWLKNGRQKTIYDSEKQAEDYIYKKDHLEG
- a CDS encoding site-specific integrase — translated: MIQVRYKSLKSGKYSLYLDIFSTDDQGNKKRQYEFLKLYTQKDYSKLKNIIADDRNIVDLAEDIRKKREMELTGEIKGLRTKQRTTHQSAYEYLRAYQRKTGDFHIKTLIYHLNNFSEGQDVKFMDITTEWISNLQDYLTKRVSHNTMKGYLKIFRARIKDAYRNDIININPFDKFDMPHELETRRTTLDVEEVQKLIATPFPSHPHVRLVFLFSCFTGLRVSDCEALLWKDISVERDKSKKRIHLLNIRPIKTQSTSGKILKVPLTESAIAILDEVKQEKNNSEKVFCNFPTQRNARNLLKLWAAKAKIKKNVHFHVARHSFATISLTYGMDVYTVSKLLGHVNLRHTEIYAKIVDEKKRHEIQKLPTL
- a CDS encoding site-specific integrase, with translation MINLRYKKLSTGKFSIYLDYTIRGKEGKSQREYEFLKIHVSKDYSHSKRITSDDKPLMELAQSIRSKRELEMYGTVKGLNASSKRVNVSLLAFVKKEYLRTNRRSYLAFSKHIEQFSKGKDILFSDVNTVFIEDFAQYLKKLTSHNTTILYLENLKTILNRAIRQEIIVANPFIRYKISVKQDIDRTFLELHEVKKLNETPCNCEPQVRQAFLFSCFTGLRLSDITTLKKEHIQIDKDKDGNSFHVLVIRPIKTTRTSGQLLKAPLSEQAVKILAEVKSSSKSELLFDALPQKQVINNWLKKWIKSANISKNLHFHSARHTFATLCLTSGIDIYTVSKLLGHTRIDATQIYAKIIDEKKQKEVKKFPAFIERKKEVKTTKSKIKKRKKKVIK
- a CDS encoding phage integrase SAM-like domain-containing protein, which codes for MITIRYKPLHNGEYSIYLDIYSAGKRERKFTGLRSSKDYTKTKFVSKEDFDAIEKAKKIVNELSSEITKNKKDTVISLIEFIQTTEKNQSSYKKLVMHLQLFSGKKDLSFDIISKQWINSFQSYLNKQLAESYSNDLLLSFRKLLNDAVKSGYIKTNPLSEYKKINSSFDRHFLKDNEIEALESTSTTFNPLIRLAFFFSLHSGLTWEQVITLTWEQIKVDKKKKKEVWTITINGYLNHAIYTNELSEFAISLLKEVASIKVSPENVNNKFQTDKNGSVNVCTLSGNVFKHLPNKPNVNIKLRLWGAMAGIEKNVCFSMARNTYAMNQVKNGVKKQQLKRLLNVSRTYYIRVYERMSKEIAYDKPTI